A DNA window from Engystomops pustulosus chromosome 6, aEngPut4.maternal, whole genome shotgun sequence contains the following coding sequences:
- the CASZ1 gene encoding zinc finger protein castor homolog 1 isoform X1: MKVDYLSEFSFGLSDYAERSVCTDGTSGKPKMAAKRKGGLKLNAICAKLSRQVVSEQGSDTGDAEAGPLESSERDGEQKRKVDPTEALSTDQRSAEEDKRRREVIEKWVNGEYTDEPTERTNKDCKRIGLPELPPEGVYMVQPKGCSDDEDNTEEPRAPQGTRYLEERESERTVSKDAEAPTKLPSGAPSGAPTGEASSLRDYAANTMSEFLGMFGYTQPNVRDELAKKISFEKINPATSEPTSAEDPLSKRARFSKYEEYIRKLKAGENLSWPAHVVKAEELNSKTIQSKESASTLQPLTSRGPGHEAVILQEPKTTVLPLTTAGSSQMQGLMSRSSKYDFFIQKLKTGESLRPQNGNTYKKPSKYDLENVKYLHLFKPGEGNQDMGGSIAFKTGKVGRPSKYDVRNIQKLTPLKAAAVVPSISPAPLTSTPTTPVPASEQPVTLPFNTPEYLKSTFSKTDSITTGTVSTVKNGLPPDKPPEDVNIYQKYISRFSGSQHCGHIHCAYQYREHYHCLDPECNYQRFTSKQDVIRHYNMHKKRDNSLQHGFMRFSPLDDCSVYYHGCHLNGKSTHYHCMQVGCNKVYTSTSDVMTHENFHKKNTQLINDGFQRFRATEDCGTVECQFYGQKTTHFHCRRPGCSFTFKNKCDIEKHKSYHIKDDAYAKDGFKKFYKYEECKYEGCVYSKATNHFHCIRTGCGFTFTSTSQMTSHKRKHERRHIRSSGVLGLSSSLIGGKDNDLEESSNDDLIDFSALSSKNSSLSASPTSQQSSVSLVPNVSEAPSPQTHKSTSTIPPTTKISALLSQTLPTTMPLALAMSSAALPAGSGPYFPIVSGRGSTTLPLNASNIMPAAAPDSSPQSASGASDQNSTSPAATSIMEKISASKGLISPMMARLAAAALKQSPSPEAAGNGQTTGRLSFKTETSDPEGTLQNSSQEHSLDLSLNSNEPNGQDTVCDPLLHPTFANKSQHSNAGSSLSLKADAESSDSGAGESTHYLGKVMKALDREKNSVPWKTYLRRFDPVDVCDHQCDFLHKLHFHCIVEECGALFSTQDGAVKHANFHFRTDVGTKGGSDISFTGENKVSPMSASPPIPTTLTPGCEVPAPCHAAVPSTPTLLAWKQLASSIPQIPQIPASVPSLASSPMATTSLENAKPQVKPGFLQFQENDPCLATDCKYANKFHFHCLFGNCKYVCKTSGKAESHCLDHINPNNSLVNVRDQFAYYSLQCLCPNQHCEFRMRGHYHCLRPSCYFVTNITTKLPWHVKKHEKAERRAANGFKYFTKREECGRLGCKYNQVNSHFHCIREGCQFSFLLKHQMTSHARKHMRRMLGKNFDRVPGQMVSHTQLSGSAAHSPSSTENTSAFQTTAQNMMDTETDECMDYSGLGSPGGMSSESSNLDRSCSSTPVGNDSADAGCLIPSASDDTHNAPPPPPAAAMPHAPSFPPALVRPPLTSLPFLLSPSCVSYSLITASLGVSRGIVVPTSSAPTFTPVIATPAPVKSDVPLVQDAAGNTITMPTASGAKKRFWIIEDMSPFGKRRKTASSRKMLDEGMMLEGFRRYDLYEDCKDTACQFSLKVTHYHCTRENCGYKFCGRTHMYKHAQHHDRVDNLVLDDFKRFKSSLSCNFPDCQFSGNSTHFHCLRCGFRCTDSTKVTAHRKHHGKQDVISAAGFCQFSSSADCEVPECKYKLKCSHFHCTYPSCKHTVVGMSQMDSHKRKHEKQERGELPSVSPGQEGSTQCSADYDLQNPPVNLDSSLNLSTDTHNSLLFLKNAAGVGLNDSLDLSKKPQDGAESVLRENTQIANCGDADDDMSQDEEEEDDEEEEDEELNEDEEEEDDEEDLNTDSEDSLPDGECLSRKDNKESAGDSTNHCDTSKNPLNLQTSP, translated from the exons CTGAAAGAAGTGTTTGCACTGACGGAACCTCAGGAAAGCCGAAGATGGCTGCCAAACGGAAAGGCGGCCTGAAACTAAATGCTATCTGTGCCAAACTGAGCCGGCAAGTTGTATCAGAACAGGGATCAGATACAGGAGATGCTGAAGCTGGACCCTTAGAAAGCAGTGAAAGGGATGGGGAGCAGAAACGAAAAGTGGATCCAACTGAAGCCCTGAGCACTGATCAAAGAAGTGCCGAGGAAGATAAGCGACGTAGGGAAGTAATAGAGAAATGGGTCAACGGAGAATACACAGATGAACCCACTGAAAGGACGAACAAAGACTGCAAAAGAATAGGACTCCCGGAGCTTCCCCCCGAGGGGGTCTATATGGTACAGCCAAAAGGGTGCAGTGATGACGAAGATAACACtgaggagcccagagcccctcaaggGACTAGATACCTGGAAGAGAGAGAATCCGAGAGGACAGTCTCCAAGGATGCAGAAGCCCCAACTAAGCTACCCTCAGGAGCACCCTCAGGTGCACCCACAG GAGAAGCATCCTCTTTGCGGGATTATGCAGCCAACACTATGAGTGAATTTCTGGGGATGTTTGGGTACACTCAACCCAATGTGAGAGATGAGCTTGCAAAGAAAATTAGCTTTGAGAAGATCAATCCTGCTACCTCAGAGCCAACCTCTGCTGAAGACCCTCTCAGCAAAAGAGCCAGGTTCTCGAAATATGAAGAGTACATCAGAAAGCTGAAAGCTGGAGAGAACCTGTCTTGGCCTGCCCACGTTGTAAAAGCTGAGGAACTCAACTCCAAAACTATACAAAGCAAAGAGAGCGCATCAACTCTGCAGCCACTAACCAGCAGAGGCCCGGGACATGAGGCAGTCATTTTACAAGAACCCAAAACTACTGTTTTGCCTCTGACGACAGCTGGCAGCTCTCAAATGCAAGGCCTTATGTCTCGATCTTCCAAATATGACTTTTTTATTCAGAAATTAAAAACTGGAGAGTCGTTGCGACCACAAAATGGAAACACCTACAAAAAACCCTCCAAATATGACCTGGAGAATGTCAAGTATCTTCACCTTTTTAAGCCCGGTGAAGGCAACCAAGACATGGGCGGTTCTATCGCTTTTAAAACAGGAAAGGTTGGCCGTCCTTCTAAGTACGATGTGCGCAATATCCAAAAACTCACTCCACTCAAAGCTGCAGCAGTTGTCCCCAgtatatcccctgctcctctcacaAGCACCCCTACCACTCCAGTGCCCGCATCCGAGCAACCAGTCACATTGCCTTTCAACACTCCTGAATATCTAAAGTCAACTTTCTCAAAGACAGACTCCATCACTACAGGAACAGTCTCCACTGTTAA GAATGGACTCCCCCCAGACAAGCCCCCCGAAGATGTAAATATTTACCAGAAATACATTTCCAG ATTTTCTGGCAGCCAACACTGCGGTCATATTCACTGTGCGTATCAGTACCGGGAGCATTACCACTGCCTGGACCCGGAGTGTAACTACCAG AGATTTACTAGCAAGCAAGATGTTATTCGACATTACAATATGCACAAGAAACGAGACAATTCTCTGCAACATGGATTTATGCGTTTCAGTCCTTTAGATGACTGCAGTGTTTACTATCATGGCTGCCATTTAAATGGCAAAAGCACACACTATCACTGCATGCAG GTGGGATGTAACAAAGTGTACACAAGCACCTCAGATGtgatgacacatgaaaacttccATAAGAAGAACACTCAGCTGATTAATGATGGCTTTCAGCGCTTCCGAGCCACTGAAGACTGTGGCACCGTGGAATGCCAGTTCTATGGGCAGAAAACCACTCATTTTCACTGCAG ACGTCCAGGATGCAGCTTTACCTTCAAGAATAAGTGTGACATAGAGAAGCACAAGAGCTACCATATAAAAGATGATGCATATGCAAAAGATGGATTCAAGAAGTTCTACAAATATGAGGAATGCAAATACGAGGGATGTGTGTATAGCAAAGCTACCAACCACTTTCACTGTATACGCACTGGATGTGGCTTTACCTTCACCTCTACCAGCCAGATGACCTCACATAAACGCAAACATGAGAGACGTCACATCCGTAGCTCAGGGGTCCTTGGGCTCTCCTCTTCCCTGATTGGAGGAAAGGACAATGATCTGGAAGAGTCCAGCAATGATGATCTCATTGACTTCTCTGCTTTGAGTAGCAAGAACTCTAGTCTGAGTGCCTCCCCTACGAGCCAGCAGTCTTCCGTATCCCTGGTCCCAAATGTATCTGAAGCACCTTCACCACAAACACATAAATCCACCAGCACCATTCCGCCAACAACAAAGATCTCAGCTCTTCTATCCCAGACATTGCCCACAACTATGCCCCTGGCTTTAGCCATGTCTAGCGCAGCACTTCCTGCTGGTTCTGGGCCATACTTTCCTATCGTGAGTGGCCGTGGAAGCACCACATTACCTCTGAATGCAAGTAATATAATGCCTGCAGCAGCTCCAGATTCTTCTCCGCAGTCAGCTTCTGGGGCCAGTGATCAAAACAGCACTTCCCCAGCTGCTACATCCATAATGGAAAAGATTTCCGCTAGTAAGGGTCTAATCTCCCCAATGATGGCACGGTTGGCAGCAGCGGCACTCAAGCAGTCTCCTTCTCCTGAAGCAG CAGGCAATGGTCAAACAACAGGTCGCCTTAGCTTTAAAACAGAAACTTCAGATCCTGAGGGAACACTACAGAACAGCTCCCAAGAGCACAGTCTAGACCTTAGTTTGAACAG TAATGAGCCCAATGGACAAGACACAGTATGTGATCCGCTGCTTCATCCCACTTTTGCAAATAAG AGCCAACACAGCAATGCAGGGAGTTCTCTAAGCCTAAAAGCAGACGCCGAGAGCAGTGACTCTGGAGCTGGGGAGTCAACGCATTATCTAGGCAAAGTAATGAAGGCCCTTGACCGTGAAAAGAACTCCGTACCTTGGAAGACATACCTGCGCAG ATTTGATCCGGTGGACGTGTGTGACCATCAGTGCGATTTCCTGCATAAACTGCACTTTCACTGCATTGTGGAAGAATGTGGAGCTCTTTTCAGTACTCAGGATGGAGCCGTCAAACATGCAAA CTTTCATTTTCGGACTGATGTAGGAACAAAGGGCGGCTCCGATATTTCTTTTACAGGAGAAAATAAGGTCTCCCCCATGTCAGCATCGCCTCCTATCCCCACAACTCTGACACCTGGATGTGAGGTTCCTGCTCCCTGCCATGCTGCTGTCCCATCTACACCAACTCTACTAGCATGGAAACAGCTAGCGTCATCCATACCCCAAATCCCGCAAATACCAGCATCGGTACCCAGTTTAGCCTCATCTCCCATGGCAACAACTTCTCTTGAAAATGCGAAACCTCAAGTCAAGCCAGGTTTCCTACAGTTCCAGGAAAA CGATCCTTGCCTGGCCACTGACTGCAAATATGCAAACAAATTTCATTTTCATTGTTTATTTGGAAACTGCAAATATGTGTGTAAGACATCAGGAAAAGCGGAATCCCACTGCCTCGACCACATCAACCCCAACAACAGCCTAGTGAATGTGCGAGACCAATTTGCGTATTACTCCTTGCAGTGTCTCTGCCCAAACCAG CACTGTGAATTCAGAATGCGTGGACACTACCATTGTTTAAGGCCCAGCTGTTACTTTGTCACCAACATAACCACTAAGCTTCCATGGCATGTGAAAAAACACGAGAAGGCAGAACGAAGAGCAGCAAATGGCTTCAAATACTTCACCAAGAGGGAAGAATGTGGCAGATTAG GATGCAAATACAACCAGGTGAATAGCCATTTCCACTGCATTCGGGAAGGCTGTCAGTTCTCATTCCTCCTTAAACACCAGATGACATCACATGCCCGCAAGCACATGAGGAGAATGCTGGGAAAGAATTTTGACCGAGTACCTGGACAG ATGGTCTCCCATACTCAGCTGAGTGGCAGTGCAGCCCACAGTCCGTCCTCTACAGAAAATACTTCAGCGTTCCAGACCACAGCCCAAAACATGATGGACACAGAGACTGATGAGTGCATGGACTACTCTGGTTTGGGCAGCCCTGGCGGGATGTCTTCAGAGTCCTCCAACCTTGATCGCAGCTGCTCCAGTACCCCGGTGGGCAATGACAGTGCTGATGCAG GCTGCCTGATCCCTTCTGCTTCTGACGACACCCACAATGCACCTCCACCACCGCCAGCAGCGGCTATGCCTCATGCTCCTTCCTTTCCTCCTGCCTTGGTTAGGCCTCCCCTTACTTCCCTACCGTTCCTGCTCTCTCCATCTTGTGTCTCATACTCCTTGATCACTGCCAGCCTTGGGGTCAGCAGGGGCATTGTGGTGCCAACAAGCAGCGCTCCAACTTTTACACCAGTAATAGCCACTCCAGCTCCCGTCAAAAGTGATGTCCCACTAGTACAGGATGCAGCAG GAAACACCATAACCATGCCAACAGCTTCTGGAGCCAAAAAACGATTCTGGATCATTGAGGATATGTCACCTTTTGGCAAAAGACGGAAGACTGCCTCTTCACGCAAAATGTTGGATGAAGGGATGATGTTGGAAGGATTCCGACGTTATGACCTGTATGAAGATTGTAAGGATACAGCATGCCAGTTTTCTCTGAAGGTCACTCACTACCACTGCACCAGAGAAAACTGTGGCTATAAGTTCTGTGGACGAACCCACATGTATAAGCATGCACAGCACCATGACAGAGTGGACAACCTTGTACTTGATGACTTTAAGCGTTTCAAATCCTCTCTTAGCTGCAACTTCCCTGACTGTCAGTTCTCTGGCAATAGCACACATTTTCACTGCTTGCGTTGTGGTTTCCGCTGCACCGACAGCACGAAAGTGACCGCCCACCGTAAGCACCACGGAAAGCAAGATGTCATCAGTGCCGCAGGTTTctgtcagttcagttccagtgCTGACTGCGAGGTGCCCGAATGCAAGTACAAGCTGAAGTGCTCACACTTTCATTGCACTTATCCCAGCTGCAAGCACACTGTAGTGGGAATGTCTCAAATGGACTCACATAAGCGTAAGCATGAGAAACAGGAAAGGGGGGAACTACCTTCAGTTTCTCCTGGGCAAGAGGGGTCCACTCAATGTAGTGCTGACTATGACCTTCAAAATCCACCAGTGAACTTGGACAGTTCCCTAAATTTGAGCACAGACACTCATAACTCCCTTCTGTTTCTGAAAAATGCTGCAGGGGTGGGCCTCAATGACTCCCTGGACCTTAGCAAGAAACCACAGGATGGGGCTGAAAGTGTCCTTAGGGAAAACACTCAGATAGCAAACTGTGGGGATGCTGATGATGACATGTCTCAGGATGAAGAAGAAGAGGAtgacgaagaggaggaggatgaagaactcaatgaagatgaagaggaggaagatGATGAGGAAGATCTGAACACAGATTCTGAGGACTCCTTGCCTGATGGTGAATGTTTATCAAGGAAAGACAACAAAGAAAGTGCTGGGGATTCTACAAACCACTGTGATACCTCCAAAAATCCACTGAACCTCCAAACATCCCCATAA
- the CASZ1 gene encoding zinc finger protein castor homolog 1 isoform X6: protein MKVDYLSEFSFGLSDYAERSVCTDGTSGKPKMAAKRKGGLKLNAICAKLSRQVVSEQGSDTGDAEAGPLESSERDGEQKRKVDPTEALSTDQRSAEEDKRRREVIEKWVNGEYTDEPTERTNKDCKRIGLPELPPEGVYMVQPKGCSDDEDNTEEPRAPQGTRYLEERESERTVSKDAEAPTKLPSGAPSGAPTGEASSLRDYAANTMSEFLGMFGYTQPNVRDELAKKISFEKINPATSEPTSAEDPLSKRARFSKYEEYIRKLKAGENLSWPAHVVKAEELNSKTIQSKESASTLQPLTSRGPGHEAVILQEPKTTVLPLTTAGSSQMQGLMSRSSKYDFFIQKLKTGESLRPQNGNTYKKPSKYDLENVKYLHLFKPGEGNQDMGGSIAFKTGKVGRPSKYDVRNIQKLTPLKAAAVVPSISPAPLTSTPTTPVPASEQPVTLPFNTPEYLKSTFSKTDSITTGTVSTVKNGLPPDKPPEDVNIYQKYISRFSGSQHCGHIHCAYQYREHYHCLDPECNYQRFTSKQDVIRHYNMHKKRDNSLQHGFMRFSPLDDCSVYYHGCHLNGKSTHYHCMQVGCNKVYTSTSDVMTHENFHKKNTQLINDGFQRFRATEDCGTVECQFYGQKTTHFHCRRPGCSFTFKNKCDIEKHKSYHIKDDAYAKDGFKKFYKYEECKYEGCVYSKATNHFHCIRTGCGFTFTSTSQMTSHKRKHERRHIRSSGVLGLSSSLIGGKDNDLEESSNDDLIDFSALSSKNSSLSASPTSQQSSVSLVPNVSEAPSPQTHKSTSTIPPTTKISALLSQTLPTTMPLALAMSSAALPAGSGPYFPIVSGRGSTTLPLNASNIMPAAAPDSSPQSASGASDQNSTSPAATSIMEKISASKGLISPMMARLAAAALKQSPSPEAAGNGQTTGRLSFKTETSDPEGTLQNSSQEHSLDLSLNSNEPNGQDTVCDPLLHPTFANKSQHSNAGSSLSLKADAESSDSGAGESTHYLGKVMKALDREKNSVPWKTYLRRFDPVDVCDHQCDFLHKLHFHCIVEECGALFSTQDGAVKHANFHFRTDVGTKGGSDISFTGENKVSPMSASPPIPTTLTPGCEVPAPCHAAVPSTPTLLAWKQLASSIPQIPQIPASVPSLASSPMATTSLENAKPQVKPGFLQFQENDPCLATDCKYANKFHFHCLFGNCKYVCKTSGKAESHCLDHINPNNSLVNVRDQFAYYSLQCLCPNQHCEFRMRGHYHCLRPSCYFVTNITTKLPWHVKKHEKAERRAANGFKYFTKREECGRLGCKYNQVNSHFHCIREGCQFSFLLKHQMTSHARKHMRRMLGKNFDRVPGQMVSHTQLSGSAAHSPSSTENTSAFQTTAQNMMDTETDECMDYSGLGSPGGMSSESSNLDRSCSSTPVGNDSADAGNTITMPTASGAKKRFWIIEDMSPFGKRRKTASSRKMLDEGMMLEGFRRYDLYEDCKDTACQFSLKVTHYHCTRENCGYKFCGRTHMYKHAQHHDRVDNLVLDDFKRFKSSLSCNFPDCQFSGNSTHFHCLRCGFRCTDSTKVTAHRKHHGKQDVISAAGFCQFSSSADCEVPECKYKLKCSHFHCTYPSCKHTVVGMSQMDSHKRKHEKQERGELPSVSPGQEGSTQCSADYDLQNPPVNLDSSLNLSTDTHNSLLFLKNAAGVGLNDSLDLSKKPQDGAESVLRENTQIANCGDADDDMSQDEEEEDDEEEEDEELNEDEEEEDDEEDLNTDSEDSLPDGECLSRKDNKESAGDSTNHCDTSKNPLNLQTSP, encoded by the exons CTGAAAGAAGTGTTTGCACTGACGGAACCTCAGGAAAGCCGAAGATGGCTGCCAAACGGAAAGGCGGCCTGAAACTAAATGCTATCTGTGCCAAACTGAGCCGGCAAGTTGTATCAGAACAGGGATCAGATACAGGAGATGCTGAAGCTGGACCCTTAGAAAGCAGTGAAAGGGATGGGGAGCAGAAACGAAAAGTGGATCCAACTGAAGCCCTGAGCACTGATCAAAGAAGTGCCGAGGAAGATAAGCGACGTAGGGAAGTAATAGAGAAATGGGTCAACGGAGAATACACAGATGAACCCACTGAAAGGACGAACAAAGACTGCAAAAGAATAGGACTCCCGGAGCTTCCCCCCGAGGGGGTCTATATGGTACAGCCAAAAGGGTGCAGTGATGACGAAGATAACACtgaggagcccagagcccctcaaggGACTAGATACCTGGAAGAGAGAGAATCCGAGAGGACAGTCTCCAAGGATGCAGAAGCCCCAACTAAGCTACCCTCAGGAGCACCCTCAGGTGCACCCACAG GAGAAGCATCCTCTTTGCGGGATTATGCAGCCAACACTATGAGTGAATTTCTGGGGATGTTTGGGTACACTCAACCCAATGTGAGAGATGAGCTTGCAAAGAAAATTAGCTTTGAGAAGATCAATCCTGCTACCTCAGAGCCAACCTCTGCTGAAGACCCTCTCAGCAAAAGAGCCAGGTTCTCGAAATATGAAGAGTACATCAGAAAGCTGAAAGCTGGAGAGAACCTGTCTTGGCCTGCCCACGTTGTAAAAGCTGAGGAACTCAACTCCAAAACTATACAAAGCAAAGAGAGCGCATCAACTCTGCAGCCACTAACCAGCAGAGGCCCGGGACATGAGGCAGTCATTTTACAAGAACCCAAAACTACTGTTTTGCCTCTGACGACAGCTGGCAGCTCTCAAATGCAAGGCCTTATGTCTCGATCTTCCAAATATGACTTTTTTATTCAGAAATTAAAAACTGGAGAGTCGTTGCGACCACAAAATGGAAACACCTACAAAAAACCCTCCAAATATGACCTGGAGAATGTCAAGTATCTTCACCTTTTTAAGCCCGGTGAAGGCAACCAAGACATGGGCGGTTCTATCGCTTTTAAAACAGGAAAGGTTGGCCGTCCTTCTAAGTACGATGTGCGCAATATCCAAAAACTCACTCCACTCAAAGCTGCAGCAGTTGTCCCCAgtatatcccctgctcctctcacaAGCACCCCTACCACTCCAGTGCCCGCATCCGAGCAACCAGTCACATTGCCTTTCAACACTCCTGAATATCTAAAGTCAACTTTCTCAAAGACAGACTCCATCACTACAGGAACAGTCTCCACTGTTAA GAATGGACTCCCCCCAGACAAGCCCCCCGAAGATGTAAATATTTACCAGAAATACATTTCCAG ATTTTCTGGCAGCCAACACTGCGGTCATATTCACTGTGCGTATCAGTACCGGGAGCATTACCACTGCCTGGACCCGGAGTGTAACTACCAG AGATTTACTAGCAAGCAAGATGTTATTCGACATTACAATATGCACAAGAAACGAGACAATTCTCTGCAACATGGATTTATGCGTTTCAGTCCTTTAGATGACTGCAGTGTTTACTATCATGGCTGCCATTTAAATGGCAAAAGCACACACTATCACTGCATGCAG GTGGGATGTAACAAAGTGTACACAAGCACCTCAGATGtgatgacacatgaaaacttccATAAGAAGAACACTCAGCTGATTAATGATGGCTTTCAGCGCTTCCGAGCCACTGAAGACTGTGGCACCGTGGAATGCCAGTTCTATGGGCAGAAAACCACTCATTTTCACTGCAG ACGTCCAGGATGCAGCTTTACCTTCAAGAATAAGTGTGACATAGAGAAGCACAAGAGCTACCATATAAAAGATGATGCATATGCAAAAGATGGATTCAAGAAGTTCTACAAATATGAGGAATGCAAATACGAGGGATGTGTGTATAGCAAAGCTACCAACCACTTTCACTGTATACGCACTGGATGTGGCTTTACCTTCACCTCTACCAGCCAGATGACCTCACATAAACGCAAACATGAGAGACGTCACATCCGTAGCTCAGGGGTCCTTGGGCTCTCCTCTTCCCTGATTGGAGGAAAGGACAATGATCTGGAAGAGTCCAGCAATGATGATCTCATTGACTTCTCTGCTTTGAGTAGCAAGAACTCTAGTCTGAGTGCCTCCCCTACGAGCCAGCAGTCTTCCGTATCCCTGGTCCCAAATGTATCTGAAGCACCTTCACCACAAACACATAAATCCACCAGCACCATTCCGCCAACAACAAAGATCTCAGCTCTTCTATCCCAGACATTGCCCACAACTATGCCCCTGGCTTTAGCCATGTCTAGCGCAGCACTTCCTGCTGGTTCTGGGCCATACTTTCCTATCGTGAGTGGCCGTGGAAGCACCACATTACCTCTGAATGCAAGTAATATAATGCCTGCAGCAGCTCCAGATTCTTCTCCGCAGTCAGCTTCTGGGGCCAGTGATCAAAACAGCACTTCCCCAGCTGCTACATCCATAATGGAAAAGATTTCCGCTAGTAAGGGTCTAATCTCCCCAATGATGGCACGGTTGGCAGCAGCGGCACTCAAGCAGTCTCCTTCTCCTGAAGCAG CAGGCAATGGTCAAACAACAGGTCGCCTTAGCTTTAAAACAGAAACTTCAGATCCTGAGGGAACACTACAGAACAGCTCCCAAGAGCACAGTCTAGACCTTAGTTTGAACAG TAATGAGCCCAATGGACAAGACACAGTATGTGATCCGCTGCTTCATCCCACTTTTGCAAATAAG AGCCAACACAGCAATGCAGGGAGTTCTCTAAGCCTAAAAGCAGACGCCGAGAGCAGTGACTCTGGAGCTGGGGAGTCAACGCATTATCTAGGCAAAGTAATGAAGGCCCTTGACCGTGAAAAGAACTCCGTACCTTGGAAGACATACCTGCGCAG ATTTGATCCGGTGGACGTGTGTGACCATCAGTGCGATTTCCTGCATAAACTGCACTTTCACTGCATTGTGGAAGAATGTGGAGCTCTTTTCAGTACTCAGGATGGAGCCGTCAAACATGCAAA CTTTCATTTTCGGACTGATGTAGGAACAAAGGGCGGCTCCGATATTTCTTTTACAGGAGAAAATAAGGTCTCCCCCATGTCAGCATCGCCTCCTATCCCCACAACTCTGACACCTGGATGTGAGGTTCCTGCTCCCTGCCATGCTGCTGTCCCATCTACACCAACTCTACTAGCATGGAAACAGCTAGCGTCATCCATACCCCAAATCCCGCAAATACCAGCATCGGTACCCAGTTTAGCCTCATCTCCCATGGCAACAACTTCTCTTGAAAATGCGAAACCTCAAGTCAAGCCAGGTTTCCTACAGTTCCAGGAAAA CGATCCTTGCCTGGCCACTGACTGCAAATATGCAAACAAATTTCATTTTCATTGTTTATTTGGAAACTGCAAATATGTGTGTAAGACATCAGGAAAAGCGGAATCCCACTGCCTCGACCACATCAACCCCAACAACAGCCTAGTGAATGTGCGAGACCAATTTGCGTATTACTCCTTGCAGTGTCTCTGCCCAAACCAG CACTGTGAATTCAGAATGCGTGGACACTACCATTGTTTAAGGCCCAGCTGTTACTTTGTCACCAACATAACCACTAAGCTTCCATGGCATGTGAAAAAACACGAGAAGGCAGAACGAAGAGCAGCAAATGGCTTCAAATACTTCACCAAGAGGGAAGAATGTGGCAGATTAG GATGCAAATACAACCAGGTGAATAGCCATTTCCACTGCATTCGGGAAGGCTGTCAGTTCTCATTCCTCCTTAAACACCAGATGACATCACATGCCCGCAAGCACATGAGGAGAATGCTGGGAAAGAATTTTGACCGAGTACCTGGACAG ATGGTCTCCCATACTCAGCTGAGTGGCAGTGCAGCCCACAGTCCGTCCTCTACAGAAAATACTTCAGCGTTCCAGACCACAGCCCAAAACATGATGGACACAGAGACTGATGAGTGCATGGACTACTCTGGTTTGGGCAGCCCTGGCGGGATGTCTTCAGAGTCCTCCAACCTTGATCGCAGCTGCTCCAGTACCCCGGTGGGCAATGACAGTGCTGATGCAG GAAACACCATAACCATGCCAACAGCTTCTGGAGCCAAAAAACGATTCTGGATCATTGAGGATATGTCACCTTTTGGCAAAAGACGGAAGACTGCCTCTTCACGCAAAATGTTGGATGAAGGGATGATGTTGGAAGGATTCCGACGTTATGACCTGTATGAAGATTGTAAGGATACAGCATGCCAGTTTTCTCTGAAGGTCACTCACTACCACTGCACCAGAGAAAACTGTGGCTATAAGTTCTGTGGACGAACCCACATGTATAAGCATGCACAGCACCATGACAGAGTGGACAACCTTGTACTTGATGACTTTAAGCGTTTCAAATCCTCTCTTAGCTGCAACTTCCCTGACTGTCAGTTCTCTGGCAATAGCACACATTTTCACTGCTTGCGTTGTGGTTTCCGCTGCACCGACAGCACGAAAGTGACCGCCCACCGTAAGCACCACGGAAAGCAAGATGTCATCAGTGCCGCAGGTTTctgtcagttcagttccagtgCTGACTGCGAGGTGCCCGAATGCAAGTACAAGCTGAAGTGCTCACACTTTCATTGCACTTATCCCAGCTGCAAGCACACTGTAGTGGGAATGTCTCAAATGGACTCACATAAGCGTAAGCATGAGAAACAGGAAAGGGGGGAACTACCTTCAGTTTCTCCTGGGCAAGAGGGGTCCACTCAATGTAGTGCTGACTATGACCTTCAAAATCCACCAGTGAACTTGGACAGTTCCCTAAATTTGAGCACAGACACTCATAACTCCCTTCTGTTTCTGAAAAATGCTGCAGGGGTGGGCCTCAATGACTCCCTGGACCTTAGCAAGAAACCACAGGATGGGGCTGAAAGTGTCCTTAGGGAAAACACTCAGATAGCAAACTGTGGGGATGCTGATGATGACATGTCTCAGGATGAAGAAGAAGAGGAtgacgaagaggaggaggatgaagaactcaatgaagatgaagaggaggaagatGATGAGGAAGATCTGAACACAGATTCTGAGGACTCCTTGCCTGATGGTGAATGTTTATCAAGGAAAGACAACAAAGAAAGTGCTGGGGATTCTACAAACCACTGTGATACCTCCAAAAATCCACTGAACCTCCAAACATCCCCATAA